In Mycobacterium sp. ITM-2016-00317, the genomic window GTCGTCGGCGCGGTGTCACCGTGATTGCCCAACGACGACAGGTAACCCCCGATGGCGGCCTCGGGCAGGGCGAGGAAGTCCACGCCCCGGGCCCTGGCCTGCTCCGCCAGCTCGGCGATCAGCGCGTAGTTCTGGTCGAGATCGCGGGTGAAGTTGGCGGCCGCGGCGGCGAGCGTCGTCATCGCACTCACACCATGTATGTCGAGTTGATGATGGCGCCTTTGCGAGCGTAGTGGATGAGCGCGTCCTGCACGTCGAGCGGGTGGGCCGGGATGACACCCTCGATCAGGTCCTCCTCGCGGCCGCCGTGCAGCGCGAGGCCGAACCGGCAGCAGAACACCGTCCCGCCCTCGCCGATGAAGGTGCCCAGCGCGTCGTTGATGTTCTGCTCGCCGGGGAAGCCGGAGTCACCGGTGGTCGGAAAGCCGCGGGTGGCTAGGCAGTTGATGGAGCCGGGCCCGTAGAAGTAGAGCGCGGACTCGAAGCCCTTGCGCAGTGCGCGGGTGGCCTGCAGCACCGCGACGAAGCTGACCGACGACTCGTGGGCGATACCGTGGACCAAGGTGAAGTAGCTCTCGCCGTTCTCCGCCTTGTAGTCCGGGAAGAGCTTCGTGCCGCCGTAGATGCTGGTGCCCTTGGGTAGGGACGGGTGCGGGATCTCGGCGAGCGAGGCCTCGATGTTGGCGGTGATCGAATCGTCAAACGTCATGCGGGCTCCCAGTGAGTCGGTGGCTTTCGGCTCACTCGATTACAGGCCCGCGGCGTTGCGCGATGGTTAGGGACGGAATACGAACTCGTTAGGTGGAGCTCACCGCCGAAATGTGCCGGAAACGCGGTACCGGCCCCGCCGGACTACCCGAGGGCGAATTCCGTTGCCAGGCCGTCGATCCCGGCCTGGATGGCGTCGAGCGCGGTCTGGCGGGCCTTGAGCTTGGTGGCCAGGTGTGCGCCGGTGTGCAGCGTGGCGGCCGCCTCCACGGCGACCTGGCGGGCGCGGGGGAGAACCTGGTCGGCCTCGACGATCTCGTCGAGCCAGCCCGTCGCGACCGCCTCGTCGCCGGCGAACGTCGCCGCCAGCGCGGCACCGCGCTGGAACGCCGCCGGGGTCAACCGCATGCGCATGATCTCCAGCGCCGAGATCGGGATGGTCATCCCGATCGCGACCTCGATGGCCTGGCAGCGTGACTTCGGCTGGCCGACACGGTGATCGGCCGACAGCAGCAGGAACGAACCCATCGCGATCGCGGGGCCGGTGGCGGCGATGATCACCGGCACCGGGAAGGTGAGGGTGCGCAGCGACAGTTCGAAACCGCCGGACAGCATGCCCAGCGCCGCGGCGGCGTCGCCGGACTGGAAGACCGACAGGTCGAAGCCTCCGCTGAACACCCGCGAATTCCCGGCCAGCACCACGGCCTTGGCCTGGTCGGCCTCGGCCCGGTCGAACGCCTCGTTGATCGCGGCCTGCATCGCGGGCCCGAGCACGTTCACCTTGCCGTCGTCGAGGGTGATGGTGGCGACGGAATCGGCGAGCTCGTAGGACACGGTGCTGGTCATGGTGTCGAACCTAACAGCGGCGCAGCCGGCACTACCTAGCCGGGATCGCGTGCCGCGGCGCCGAAAAGAGGTAGTCGGCTACGCATGCCCGGGCATCGGCGCGTTCGTAACGTGCAATGCAGGCGCGGTGCACGAGGGGGGCACCGCGCCCCGACCTTCAGGGGGAGCCATGCGTGCGAAGCGGCAACGACCGGCCGAACAGTTGGAGTCCGAGCGGTGTGCGCGGCGGCGGCGGGCACGCCCGTCCGGCGGTGTCCCGAAGCTGGGGCTGTGGGAGTGCGGGATCGGCTCGATCTTCAGGTAGGCGAGCGCTCAGCCGCCCATCAGCACGCGCCACTGATCGAGATCGCTCGCCCGGTACACGTAGTTGGTGTCACGCACCTCCGACAGCGACGCGCTCGGCTCGGCCGAGTACCAGTGCCCCGGGAACACGGTGGGGTCACCGGACAGCCGCGCCAGCGCCTGGAGGCTGCGGAACATGTCGTCGACGTTGCCGCCGGGGAAGTCGGTGCGGCCGCAGCCCTCCAGGAACAGCGTGTCTCCGGCGACCAGGCGCCCGTCCACCAGGAAGCACTGGCTGCCCGGGGTGTGCCCCGGCGTGTGCAGCAGCTCGATCTCGATGTCGCCGACGGCGACCTTGTCGCCGTGCTGATGCGTGGTCAGCTCGCTGCCGGCGATGCCGGTGATCCGCGACACCCAGTCGGCCTCGTGGGCGTTGACGTGCACGGGCACGCTGACCCGCTCCAGCAACTCGGCCAGGCCCTTGAGCTCGAACCCCATCATCGAGCCCCCGACGTGATCGGGGTGGTGGTGGGTGACCAGGACACCGGACAGCCGCATGCCGTCGGCCTCCAGCGCGTCCACCAGATCCTGCGCGGCGTAGGCGGGGTCGACGACCACGGTGTCTCCGGTCTCCCGGTCGCCGATCAGGTACGCGAAGTTGCGCATCTGCTGGGCGATCATGTCGCCGGCCGCGTAGTCGCGGCCCGAGAGCAGTTGGCGGAAGTAGAGACGGTCGTTTTCGTCGGCGGCGGCCATGCGTTTCAGCGTAGGCACCGGGGGCCCCCGAAACCGCGCGCAGGGTCTTTTTGCCGGTCCAGCGCCTGCAATGACCAGCGGTTTGGCGTGGCTATCGCCGAGAATGTACCCTCTTTAAGGCTCGTCGCAGTTCGGCGAGCGCAGGCCCCCTTAGCTCAGTCGGTAGAGCGTTTCCATGGTAAGGAAAAGGTCAACGGTTCGATTCCGTTAGGGGGCTCGGTGGTGAAGGGCGGAGCGACCGTGTGCGCCCAGCCTGGATCCGTCCGGGGCGGTGTAGCTCAGCTGGTTAGAGCGCACGACTCATAATCGTGAGGTCGGGGGATCGAGCCCCCCCACCGCTACACAAGACGAGTACGAACGTTTAACGAAGGACGACAGACGTGGCCTCCAGTACTGACGTACGGCCCAAGATCACCTTGGCCTGCGAGGTGTGCAAGCACCGCAACTACATCACGAAGAAGAACCGCCGCAACGATCCCGATCGGTTGGAGATCAAGAAGTTCTGCCCGAACTGCGGCAAGCATCAGGCCCACAAAGAGTCGCGCTAGGCGCCCCGACGGGCCCGGCGTCGATTCACGGTCGGTGAGGGTCGACTAGGTAGGTTCATCACTCGTGTCTTTCTTGGACGGATACGTCGGGACGCATTTCCGCTTTCCCGACCACTACGTCGTGGGACGCGAGAAGATCCGCGAGTACGCGACCGCGGTCAAGAACGACGACCCCGCTTTCTTCGACGAGAAAGCCGCGGCCGAGCTCGGCCATGACGCGCTGCTGGCTCCGCTGACCTTCATCTCGGTGTTCGGATACCAGGCCCAGTCGGCGATGTTCGCCGCGGCCGGTATCGGCATCAGCGACGCACAGATCGTCCAGGTCGACCAGGCGATCAAGTTCGTTCGACCCATCCACGCCGGCGACG contains:
- a CDS encoding MSMEG_0572/Sll0783 family nitrogen starvation response protein, with the translated sequence MTFDDSITANIEASLAEIPHPSLPKGTSIYGGTKLFPDYKAENGESYFTLVHGIAHESSVSFVAVLQATRALRKGFESALYFYGPGSINCLATRGFPTTGDSGFPGEQNINDALGTFIGEGGTVFCCRFGLALHGGREEDLIEGVIPAHPLDVQDALIHYARKGAIINSTYMV
- the rpmG gene encoding 50S ribosomal protein L33 gives rise to the protein MASSTDVRPKITLACEVCKHRNYITKKNRRNDPDRLEIKKFCPNCGKHQAHKESR
- the hadA gene encoding (3R)-hydroxyacyl-ACP dehydratase subunit HadA; protein product: MSFLDGYVGTHFRFPDHYVVGREKIREYATAVKNDDPAFFDEKAAAELGHDALLAPLTFISVFGYQAQSAMFAAAGIGISDAQIVQVDQAIKFVRPIHAGDELFCDVWIESVRKAHGTDIIVTKNVVSNRNGDVVQESYTTLAGRSEEDGESGFTDGTS
- a CDS encoding crotonase/enoyl-CoA hydratase family protein, which encodes MTSTVSYELADSVATITLDDGKVNVLGPAMQAAINEAFDRAEADQAKAVVLAGNSRVFSGGFDLSVFQSGDAAAALGMLSGGFELSLRTLTFPVPVIIAATGPAIAMGSFLLLSADHRVGQPKSRCQAIEVAIGMTIPISALEIMRMRLTPAAFQRGAALAATFAGDEAVATGWLDEIVEADQVLPRARQVAVEAAATLHTGAHLATKLKARQTALDAIQAGIDGLATEFALG
- a CDS encoding MBL fold metallo-hydrolase translates to MAAADENDRLYFRQLLSGRDYAAGDMIAQQMRNFAYLIGDRETGDTVVVDPAYAAQDLVDALEADGMRLSGVLVTHHHPDHVGGSMMGFELKGLAELLERVSVPVHVNAHEADWVSRITGIAGSELTTHQHGDKVAVGDIEIELLHTPGHTPGSQCFLVDGRLVAGDTLFLEGCGRTDFPGGNVDDMFRSLQALARLSGDPTVFPGHWYSAEPSASLSEVRDTNYVYRASDLDQWRVLMGG